The DNA window GGCGGATTCGCGCATGGTGAACAGGATGTGGTCGGCCCTTTCCTTGGCGACACGCTCGCGATGGGGCAGGCTTTCGTGGCTCTCTACGAAAGTACCGGCGATAGACAGTGGCTACAGCGCGCCGAAGCCGCTCGCCGCTTCATCGCAGCAAATTTTGCCTCTGATACGGCAGGATTCACCGCTTCAAGGTTCTCCACGGATCACGCCTACACGCCTCATCCGGAGCGCGATGAGAATGCGCAGGTCGCCCGTTTTGCCAACTTACTGGCTCAATACACGGGCGAGAAGGGTGATCAGGAGACTGCTACCGTCGCCATGCGCTACCTGGCGGCGCCTCAGGTAGCGACCGCATGGCTCTCAGCTCCCGTGCTGCTGGCGGAGTCGCAATTCACTACTCCGCCCACTCACATCACCGTCGTTGGATCGAAGAGTGATCCAGCCGCCAAAGCACTCTTCCAGACGGCACTTGTGGCGGCTCCAACGTACAGCCGAGTTGAGTTATGGGACAGGAGTGAGGGTCCTTTGCCAAGGCCAGACGTTGCCTACCCAAAACTAGCTCGGCCTGCGGCGTTTCTTTGCACGGCCACGGCGTGCTCGTCGCCAATCTTCGACGCACAGAGCCTCGCAACGAAGCTCCGGAAGCCGAAGGAATAACTGTGAAGTTGTAAGGCACAGCTGGCCCACATTGAATACGTTGCTAGCTCCTTCGCTCGTCCGCGATCGCCGAAGTGATCCAAACTTTGAAGCCGCGTGAGTTCTCAATTTCGGGTAAGTACATACCAATAGGTTCCGGACAGCAATGCTTACATATGGAGCGCGTTTCAAGGGATTCGTCTCCTTAGTGTTTCGATGAGCGCATCGGCCAGATATCGCGAGGTGAGAATGCCTATGCTGGTTTCTTGGGATAGGCCAACTTTCCAATCATGTGCATAGATTGGAGCGGATTTTGAGACAATGACGGCCTGGAGAAGTAATGCACGAAGTCCGTCAATATCGGAACCCTCTCCTCGGGGTCGAAGCGGTAAGCCTCAGATCTGTCCGCCAGTTTCCTCGTCATTCCCATGATCAGTTTGGAATAGGCGTTATCAATTCAGGAGGCCATCGCTCCTGGAGCTGTCTCGGTTGGGTGGAAGCCGTGCGCGGGGACATCATTATGGTCAATCCGGGAGAGATGCACGACGGAAGTTCTCTTGATGGAAAGCCTCGCGGCTGGAATATGCTTTACTTCGAGCCGCAGATCGCCTCTCAGATCTTAGCTGAAGATCAATCCACCGCAGTCCATACTCTTCTCCCAAACGCGCGTGACCGTTATCAAGCTGTACGCGTCCGACGGTTGTTCGACGCCGTTGCTGATCCACAACCGGATGGCTTGCACATCGACGAAGAGCTGGTCATAGCCGTTAGTTACGCGTTCCGCCATCACGGCGGTCATCGTCCCTCTCCCTTCCCGGGTCTGCCTTGCGTCCGCCGAATCGTAACCCTTATAGATCGCGAACCTGAGAGACCGTTTTCACTGCAAGCAATGGCGGACATCGCGGGAGTCAGCCGCTTTCATCTTCTTAGGGGATTTTCTCGTGTGACCGGGGTAAACCCCCACGCCTACATCCTGCAGCGGCGTGTTCGACTTGCACGCCGTCTTGTCGCTGCGGGATGGGAGCTGGGCGAAGCCAGCATCGAGGCAGGCTTCGCCGATCAAAGTCACATGACACGCGCCTTCGTGCGACAACTTGGGATAACACCAGCGCGGTATCGACAGGCTGTCGCAGGGACGAAAAGCAGAACAATTTCGTTCAAGACGGCATGCCCAAAGCCTTCGACAATCAGCACATGATTCGACCGTGCGGTGAAGACGATTTCGATGAAATCTGGACCATCATCAATGATGGGGCGTCGGCGTACCGAGGCATTATCCCCGCCGACCGCTGGAATGAGCCGTACATGACTCGTGAGAAGCTCCGTCAGGAGATACACGACGGTGTGGACTTCTGGGGCGCGGACGAGGATGGTACGATGGCGGCTGTGATGGGAGTTCAGGACGTGCTCGACGTCACTCTAATCAGACATGCTTACGTGCGCACGAGCAAACGTCGGCACGGCTTGGGCGGTGAACTGCTTCGACATCTTCAGGCGCTCACCACGCGGACGGTTCTTATCGGCACCTGGGCGGACGCGGATTGGGCTATCCGTTTTTACGAGAAACACGGCTTTCGACTCGTTCCAGCCGGAGAGAAGGAGCAGCTTCTCCGGAGGTATTGGAAGATACCCACTCGTCAGATAGAAACGTCGGTGGTGCTTTCCTCGGGTACGCTTCCACCCTAGAAAACAGCGGGATAAGTCCTGAAAAACGCACTTCCATCAGTGATGGTGCTGGATTCGTGCATAATCGCCAATGCGCTCTTCCAACCGAATGACGTAAGCCCTCTTGGCAGGCGCGTAGAGTGTTGGGCATCTCTGCGGCAGAGCAGGCCGCCAGTATGCCCAAGAAGACCAGAAAGCGTGTCGTCCGGAAGATCGTGTTTCGCCTGCCAGACCTCGATCATGCAAAAACCTGAGTATTGAACGGCTTGAGTTCTCCGCGTTCGCGGCGCAACTCCGACAGGGCCATTGGGCTACCGTTGACTTCGTCGGCAAGGGCAACCACGTCCGGACCGTACCCATGCCCCACTCGGTGAAGAGTCCCATGGAAAGATGGCTGACAGCTGCATCAGTCACGACGGGACGAGTGTTCCGGGCAGTTAGTCGTCAAGGAACCGCTTGGGGAGCCGGCATACCCGAAAACGTCGTTTGGTATGTAAGGATTTCGCGGAATGGTCTTCTTGAAGGAGAGTAACGAAGCAAAATGAGAGGCATGAAACCCCTACCTTTTGTGATCCTTCTGCTCGGTGATACCGCAGCTTCCCAGACACAGACCACGGATTTCCAGAACGGTGCCGCCTGGTCCACAATCACACGGCCACCCGGAAGCATCATCGCGGCTTCTTCCAAAACCGACTATGACGAGGTCGCGGTTCCTCTCAGCGCCTCCGTGGGCGCAAGGTTTGACAAGTCGCTTCCCTTTCAAAGGAGCGGTCGATGACCTTGCTTACTCCGGCCCGGCGAGCCGTTCCACTTTACAGAACATGGATATCGTCGCCAAGCAGCTGGAGGACGAAGGATTCAAGCCGATCTTCAACCGCGTGCGCGCTGCTTGCTGCGGCTTCGAATGCCGCTCTCTTGCATGCCCAGGCCGATCCAAACACCTCTGCTGCGAACGCTACGGCGAAGCAGCGCATCCGTTCGAGGCTGGGCTCGCTTCTGAAACCTGTCTAGCACCCGACACTTCCACACATTACATCCTGCTGCACAGTGTTCCTATGGATGTATCTCGCTGGCTGCGAAGGCTGACGGGCATGCAATTCTGATTCACCGGAGAACTCACATGAAGAACAATTGGCCCCTGCTTGTATTCGCCGCATCACTCACCATCCTGGCCACTTCAGCCATCGCGATCGCCCAGCCCGAAGGTTCGCCCTGGACCGAATAGCGGATGACACGGCGTGTCATCGCTCGCATCGAAGCTCGTCTGAACACCACGTCAGATCAGCGAGCCCAGTTCAAATCGATCCTGAAGGCTGAAGAGCCCACCATCGTCGCGCTTGCGGCGTAGGCGAAGGAAGAACGGCAGGCCATGACCGCGCTCCCCGCCTACGATGAGGCCGCTTTGCGCGAGGTCGCGCAGAAGTACGCGGCCACCAACACAAACATCATCGTCGAGCGCGCCAAGATTCGGCTCGAGCTAAGGGCCGTTCTGACCAAGCAGCAGCTTCAGCAACTCGAAGAGCTGAAGTCCAAAGCAGATGGCCAGGTTAGCGAACGGCTCGACACTGTCATTGGAGAGCTCTAGGCTTTACGGCGATTTACCATGACAGCATCTGCGGTCAAAACGGTCGCCGGTGCTGCCTGTTCCAGAAAGGACAACGGCAATCTCTCTGACGCATGTACTGATGATCGACGATGACGTCGCGCTGGCCGAAGGTTTGAAGCGTCTGCTTGCGATGGATGGCTTTTGTCTCGAGACGGTCCATCGCGCGGAGGAAGGTCTGTCGAGCGCGCTCGAAGGCCGCCACGCAATCGTGATTCTCGACATTATGCTTCCGGATGGGGATGGACGCCAGGTGCTTCGGCGGATCCGCGGCGCGTCCGAGGTTCCGGTAATCATGTTGACCGCACGTGGCGACGACAAGGACCGTATTCACGGGCTTGAGGCGGGAGCGGATGACTATCTGCCGAAGCCGTTCAATCCCCGTGAGCTTGTGGCCCGGATAAGGGCCATTCTGAAGCGTCGACGGCCTGCTGCAATGCCTGCGACGGCGCTTCGAATCGACGATCTCACGGTGAAGAGTCATGCACGGAAGGTCCTGCTTGGCAGCGAAGCAGTCGAGGTGACCGGCGCGGAGTTCGATGTCCTTCTGCTGCCGGTTCAGTCCGCCGTCAGATCATCTCGCGCGACAAACTCGCTAAGGTTGCACTTGGGCGCGAGCTGGGAACGTTTGATCGGAGCATCGACAACCACGTCAGCAACCTGCGCAAAAAGCTCGGGCCGTTACCGGATGGCAGCGAGCGCATCCGTAGCGTTCGCGGATCGGGCTACCTCTACGCTGGTGAACTGAGCGTGGAGACGGCGTGAGACAGAGCCTTTACGCGAAGATCTTCCTGTGGTTCTGCGCGACGATTGTTTTGACCCTCCTGGTCACATTGGCGAGCGCGGCGTTGCTCGGATCGCAGCCCTTCGGCAAGCGATGGATGGCGATGACCCAGGACCTTTACGCGCACTCCGCCGTGGACTTCTACGTGACCGGAGGTCCAGCAAGTCTGCAGCGTTACCTCGAGACTCTGGAGCAAACCTCCACCGTACAAGGGCAGTTGCTGGATGATGAAGACCGCGATGTGCTGGGGCGCGCGCTTTCGCCCGACGGCATCGCGGTATTCGCGCAGTCGAAGCGCACGGGACAGTCGACCATGCGCCTGGGAAGGGTCTGGAGCGCCGCTTCACCCGTGAACTCCGCAGGCAAGCGCTATACGTTTGTCATGGTGGTCTAGGCGAGGAAGCGGAACTCTCATTGAGGTAAGCCATCTTCAGGCCATTCATACCCCATTGAAGGAGAGGCGTCGGTCGGAAAGCACAGTATCCGCCGTTGGAGGTTAGATCAAACCGAATGCGATCTTTGTCCGGCTCCATTGATGGAGTGCAAATGGCACCAATTGTCGAGGCAGCGGATGCTGGCCTCAAGAGCCAACTCGAGTTGCTCGTCGGTAAGCATCTTCAGGCTGCTTTCGATCATTGCTGCATCTCTAGCCTTAACGATACGATCCATATTGTCACCTTTCATTCGGTACCTCCAATGAGAAACAGCGGCGACGCATGAGCCGCTTTGCTCTCTTAGCGATGAAATTTTATAGAGAACTGACAGCGATGCTGTCTACTGCAAGCTGAAGAGACTTTGATCTTCTCTCAGCGCAAGTCGTGGTCTCGCTGGGTTGTTCAAAACCGACGCTGGCTTCCTTTCAGCCTCAAAGTCTCTGATCACCTGGAAGATATAGTCGACGGTTCCGGAAAGCATGAGGTCTGTATACGCAGCGATATGAGGTGTGACGAGAGCTTGAGGAACCCGGAGAAGCGGGTTTGCCTGATCGAGTGGCTCGTTCCGTACGACATCGAGACCGATGGCGGAGATGTGACCGTCTTTCAGGGCTGAAAGAAGTGCTCCTTCATCGACCAGCGACCCACGCGCAACGTTGATCAGAACCGCCCCATGCTTCATCGAGCGCAAAACCGATGCACTCACTAGCCCCTCGTTTTCTTTGCTGGCCCGGACACAGAGCACTACATAGTCAGCGTCAGCTACAGCGACTTCCAGTTTTTCGGCTGGAAATGCCGTGACGTCAGACGGCGCATCTTCAGGGTGCTCATCCGTCGCTAGTATCAGGACTCCAAATGGACGGAGACGCTCCACGATCTGTCTCCCGATGCTGCCGAGACCTACGATGCATACCGTCTTTCCATTCAATGCAGAAGAAAGGTATGGGGCATACGCTTGACCACCATGAACCGAGGTGACTATCTGGCTAAGATGCCGTGATGATGCGAGGATGAGCAGAATCGCAAATTCGGCCACTGATGTTGCATTCCCAGTCAGGCCCGAAGGTGCGTATGAGACCCAGATACCCAACTCGGTCGCTGAAGCGATATCGATGCTTTCATACCCTGTATTGGTTGTTTGGATGAGTTTCAGGTTTGGCTGTCCCTCCATCTGATTACTGCCCAAATCGCCATTCACGAGGAGCACATCAAAATCCTTCGACGGCGCTTTTTCATCCGCGAGCCACGAGAGGACAGTGTGCCCTCTGAGACAGCCATTCAGGCGTCCCAGTAGCAAATTATTGAATTCACTTTCGCCGCTGTGCAGGAAACCAATATTCATAAATTTCTCCTGTGTCCGGAATGCCCGTTTGATTCGTGGCGTCTTGTTGCAACTCGCTGGGCATTGCGACATCCCGTTCCGGAATTCAATCTTCGAAAGACTTGTTCCCACCGACTATCGAACATTCTCCAATTGATAGCTGAGCCTAGTGGCTCACGCGAACTCGGGATCGCTACGCAGGCACGTTCAACGGTGCTCACAGCTGGATGATCTTTGCATCAGCTTGACACTTAGTAGCGGACTTCAGCCGATGGTGCCGCGCAGTAGCGACCACCCTCATCGCCGTGCGCCTCTTCGTGCAACAAGGGGGTTGACTCGCTTTAGACGTTCCGATCTTCCTTAATTGAGTTGGAAAACCTCTGCTCATTCGACCCGAGACCATGACCAGGCCAAGATCAATCCGTCCCGTGGTGTGCTCGAGTGCTCAGACTGTGATCATCGAAGGTGCGAGTGTGGAGACGGAGACATCACATTCGCCTACGCGGCGGTGAGGCTCCGGGCCGCACGAGTGTGGGCCGAAAGGCGGTTCAATTGAGATCGAACGGTTCGGTTCCAGCTTTGATCTTCATCGTTATTCTCGCTGTCGGCGGAATCTTCGCCTTTGCGCTGCATGCAGCTGGTCAAGACTACGCAGCCTTCCTGATCTTCGGTCTAAC is part of the Granulicella aggregans genome and encodes:
- a CDS encoding AraC family transcriptional regulator — translated: MHEVRQYRNPLLGVEAVSLRSVRQFPRHSHDQFGIGVINSGGHRSWSCLGWVEAVRGDIIMVNPGEMHDGSSLDGKPRGWNMLYFEPQIASQILAEDQSTAVHTLLPNARDRYQAVRVRRLFDAVADPQPDGLHIDEELVIAVSYAFRHHGGHRPSPFPGLPCVRRIVTLIDREPERPFSLQAMADIAGVSRFHLLRGFSRVTGVNPHAYILQRRVRLARRLVAAGWELGEASIEAGFADQSHMTRAFVRQLGITPARYRQAVAGTKSRTISFKTACPKPSTIST
- a CDS encoding GNAT family N-acetyltransferase; this translates as MPKAFDNQHMIRPCGEDDFDEIWTIINDGASAYRGIIPADRWNEPYMTREKLRQEIHDGVDFWGADEDGTMAAVMGVQDVLDVTLIRHAYVRTSKRRHGLGGELLRHLQALTTRTVLIGTWADADWAIRFYEKHGFRLVPAGEKEQLLRRYWKIPTRQIETSVVLSSGTLPP
- a CDS encoding winged helix-turn-helix domain-containing protein is translated as MGTFDRSIDNHVSNLRKKLGPLPDGSERIRSVRGSGYLYAGELSVETA
- a CDS encoding NAD(P)-dependent oxidoreductase, whose product is MNIGFLHSGESEFNNLLLGRLNGCLRGHTVLSWLADEKAPSKDFDVLLVNGDLGSNQMEGQPNLKLIQTTNTGYESIDIASATELGIWVSYAPSGLTGNATSVAEFAILLILASSRHLSQIVTSVHGGQAYAPYLSSALNGKTVCIVGLGSIGRQIVERLRPFGVLILATDEHPEDAPSDVTAFPAEKLEVAVADADYVVLCVRASKENEGLVSASVLRSMKHGAVLINVARGSLVDEGALLSALKDGHISAIGLDVVRNEPLDQANPLLRVPQALVTPHIAAYTDLMLSGTVDYIFQVIRDFEAERKPASVLNNPARPRLALREDQSLFSLQ